One part of the Bacteroidota bacterium genome encodes these proteins:
- a CDS encoding pinensin family lanthipeptide, translated as MEKKKLVLSEIQITSFITNLEPKEQQTILGAMGADTKLINTCAYTQQNANACYNYTANNCQASFTCVTQIPANCASAKIQCGGNSRTNCNTQNQAVCALESVVKLCFVPASDLIFNC; from the coding sequence ATGGAAAAGAAAAAACTCGTTTTAAGTGAAATTCAAATTACAAGCTTTATTACAAACTTAGAGCCCAAAGAGCAGCAAACTATTCTAGGTGCAATGGGTGCGGACACTAAGCTAATAAACACGTGTGCGTACACACAACAAAATGCAAATGCCTGTTATAATTATACAGCCAATAATTGTCAAGCATCTTTTACCTGCGTAACACAAATTCCTGCTAATTGTGCGTCTGCTAAAATTCAATGTGGCGGAAACTCTAGAACCAATTGCAATACACAAAATCAAGCAGTGTGTGCCTTAGAATCGGTTGTAAAACTTTGCTTTGTGCCAGCATCAGATTTAATTTTTAATTGTTAA